One genomic segment of Buchnera aphidicola (Chaitoregma tattakana) includes these proteins:
- the nuoG gene encoding NADH-quinone oxidoreductase subunit NuoG, translating to MATMLIDKKRYEVDLSKNVLQNCLLHNINIPYFCWHPTLGSVGSCRQCAVKYSFVDNSGVLQNKIVMSCMLQTIDNMEINVNDIEAYKFRKNIIELLMLHHPHDCPICPEGGSCHLQDMTMISGHNKRRYRYNKRVYKNQYLGKFISHEMNRCISCYRCVRFYKDYAGGKDFDVYGSSNNLYFGRVEDGSLENEHSGNLIEICPTGVFTDKLHNTDYVRKWDMQHSPSICNFCSVGCNIIACERLGKLRKVENRYNGDINQHFICDLGRFGHNFVNEKNLPSYPILNNGNKFIKLDRKMAIKEASRILSRAKRILGIGSSRSSIENNFALLNFVGQKKFSNGMLDKESKCLNLIIKFLKKNCIKTPTLKEIESYDAAIVIGQDITITAPRMSLSIRQLVKKTLNLNAINFKKICNILKISTIDKIFEKNHSSLFTLSNDVTSLRDISKINFYGDYQDQSRFLFFLEKVICKNKFEECNFFKLIKSQVLYIASTFLQCKKPLIILSLNDNDVFLTKACINLISSISKINKNTGSVFITQNSNSIGVSIMSKISLEKILNIACTKRNVAIILMETDLYRLVPKKIIKKIVSLKNKIIVLDHLNTCSIKKFNLSLPSNSFFESTGTVINYEVRAQKYFKVLDKKIYKKSYIKLDSWKWLSEIYYKINGIKSECYSLESIINLIVIKIPDLEAVKSCAQSYNFRIFGQKIPRYPNRASGRTILRKNKEDFNKNFINDSSTMFSCSMEGANNFNNKISHIPFVWNPGINSSHAWNNIDEKKYSTGKKLFNKVKKNVHSPYDIFFKKNINMEHLVVTRYNSLFSIEEMTQFSNFISIDSDFVQGIINYNHAKFLKLKKGHILLFRFNSKTFKVQIHFSKFLKSGYISLPIGSRGVPLFLNSFVIKKFKII from the coding sequence ATGGCTACAATGTTAATAGATAAAAAACGATATGAAGTAGATTTGTCTAAAAATGTATTACAGAATTGTCTTTTACATAATATAAACATTCCATATTTTTGTTGGCATCCCACTTTAGGTAGTGTTGGATCGTGTAGACAATGTGCTGTAAAATATAGTTTTGTAGATAATAGTGGTGTGTTACAAAACAAAATAGTTATGTCTTGTATGCTTCAAACAATAGATAATATGGAAATTAATGTTAATGATATAGAAGCATATAAATTTAGAAAAAATATTATAGAATTGTTAATGTTGCATCATCCTCATGATTGCCCAATATGTCCAGAAGGAGGAAGTTGTCATTTACAGGATATGACTATGATATCAGGTCATAACAAAAGGCGTTATAGATATAATAAGAGAGTATATAAAAATCAGTATTTAGGAAAGTTTATATCGCATGAAATGAATAGGTGTATTTCTTGTTATAGATGTGTTAGATTCTATAAAGATTATGCTGGTGGAAAAGATTTTGATGTATATGGCTCATCTAATAACTTATACTTTGGAAGAGTAGAAGATGGTAGTTTAGAAAATGAACATTCTGGGAATTTGATAGAAATTTGTCCTACTGGAGTTTTTACTGATAAATTACATAATACAGATTATGTTAGAAAATGGGACATGCAACATTCTCCTAGTATATGTAACTTTTGTAGTGTTGGATGTAATATAATTGCCTGCGAAAGATTAGGGAAACTTAGAAAAGTAGAAAATAGATATAACGGTGATATCAATCAACATTTTATATGTGATTTAGGAAGATTTGGACATAATTTTGTAAATGAAAAAAATTTACCATCATATCCTATTTTGAATAATGGTAATAAATTTATAAAACTAGATAGAAAAATGGCTATTAAAGAAGCATCAAGAATATTGTCACGAGCAAAAAGGATATTAGGTATAGGTTCTTCTAGATCTAGTATAGAAAATAATTTTGCTTTATTGAATTTTGTAGGGCAAAAAAAATTTTCTAACGGAATGTTAGATAAAGAAAGTAAATGTTTAAATTTAATTATAAAGTTTTTAAAAAAAAATTGCATAAAAACTCCTACATTAAAAGAAATTGAAAGTTATGATGCTGCTATAGTAATAGGTCAAGACATTACTATCACAGCTCCTAGAATGTCTTTGTCAATAAGACAGTTAGTAAAAAAAACACTTAATCTTAATGCTATTAATTTCAAAAAAATATGCAATATTTTAAAAATTTCAACAATAGACAAAATTTTTGAAAAAAATCATAGCTCTTTGTTTACATTAAGTAATGATGTTACTAGTTTAAGGGATATCTCTAAAATAAATTTTTATGGGGATTATCAAGATCAATCTAGATTTTTATTTTTTTTAGAAAAAGTAATATGTAAAAACAAATTTGAAGAATGCAATTTTTTTAAATTAATAAAATCACAAGTTTTATATATTGCAAGTACATTTTTACAATGTAAAAAACCTCTAATAATATTAAGTTTAAATGATAATGATGTATTTTTAACAAAAGCATGTATTAATTTAATTAGTTCCATTTCTAAAATTAATAAAAATACTGGTAGTGTATTTATAACACAGAATTCTAATAGTATAGGTGTTTCTATAATGAGCAAAATTTCTTTAGAAAAAATATTGAATATAGCATGTACGAAAAGAAATGTTGCTATAATACTTATGGAAACAGATTTATATAGATTAGTTCCAAAAAAAATTATAAAAAAAATTGTATCGTTAAAAAACAAGATAATAGTTTTAGATCATTTAAACACTTGTAGTATTAAAAAGTTTAATTTGTCTCTTCCTTCTAACAGTTTTTTTGAAAGTACAGGAACTGTAATAAACTATGAAGTCAGAGCACAAAAATATTTTAAAGTTTTAGATAAAAAGATTTATAAAAAATCTTATATTAAACTTGATAGCTGGAAATGGTTAAGTGAAATATATTATAAAATCAATGGCATTAAGTCGGAGTGTTATAGTTTAGAAAGTATTATAAACTTAATTGTAATAAAAATTCCAGATTTAGAAGCAGTTAAAAGCTGTGCTCAAAGTTACAATTTTAGAATATTTGGGCAAAAGATACCAAGATATCCTAATAGAGCCAGCGGAAGAACTATTTTACGAAAAAATAAAGAAGATTTTAATAAAAATTTTATTAATGATTCTAGTACTATGTTTTCTTGTTCTATGGAAGGGGCAAATAATTTTAATAACAAAATCAGTCATATACCGTTTGTTTGGAATCCTGGAATAAATTCTTCGCATGCATGGAATAATATTGATGAAAAAAAATATTCTACTGGAAAAAAATTGTTTAATAAAGTAAAAAAGAATGTACACTCTCCATACGACATATTTTTTAAAAAAAACATTAACATGGAACATCTTGTTGTTACTAGATACAATTCTTTGTTTTCTATAGAAGAAATGACTCAATTTTCTAATTTTATATCTATAGATAGTGATTTTGTACAAGGTATTATTAATTATAATCATGCAAAATTTTTAAAACTAAAAAAAGGGCATATATTATTGTTTAGATTTAATTCTAAAACTTTTAAAGTGCAAATACATTTTTCAAAATTTTTAAAATCTGGTTATATATCTCTACCTATTGGTTCACGTGGAGTTCCATTGTTTTTAAATAGTTTTGTAATCAAAAAATTTAAAATAATATAA
- the nuoH gene encoding NADH-quinone oxidoreductase subunit NuoH, whose amino-acid sequence MNTLSDFIVIFLLIFFITLVGACISMFERRMLALLQNRCGPNRVGWFGCLQVFSDMIKIFFKEDWIPPFSKKFIFFISPIISFCISLFMFFIIPFSSRYTILHLDTGILFFFMLSSLTVYSIILSGISSNNKYSLLGVIRSIAQTISYEIFLGISLMSIVIQSDSCNINDIILSQKHIWNIVPQFLNFFVFFIASLAICHRHPFDQPESEQDIAGGYHIEYSGMKFGMFFIAEYISIFSISAFMSCIFFGGYLGISSFPMLCLLIKTFFLTVLFILIRASIPRPRYDQIISFGWKFCLPVSLLNLFGTSFFVLMYN is encoded by the coding sequence ATGAATACTTTGTCGGATTTTATTGTAATTTTTTTACTTATATTTTTTATAACTCTAGTTGGAGCTTGTATTAGCATGTTTGAAAGAAGAATGTTAGCATTATTACAAAATAGATGCGGGCCAAATAGGGTAGGATGGTTTGGATGCTTACAAGTATTTTCAGATATGATAAAAATATTTTTTAAAGAAGATTGGATTCCTCCATTTAGTAAGAAGTTTATATTTTTTATATCTCCTATTATTTCATTTTGTATATCTCTATTTATGTTCTTTATTATTCCTTTTTCTAGTAGATATACTATATTACATTTAGATACAGGGATATTATTTTTTTTTATGTTATCTAGTTTAACTGTATATTCAATTATATTATCTGGGATATCTAGTAATAATAAATATTCTTTGTTAGGTGTAATTAGATCGATAGCACAAACTATTAGTTACGAAATTTTTTTAGGAATTTCATTAATGTCTATAGTTATTCAATCTGATTCATGTAATATTAATGATATTATACTTAGTCAAAAACACATTTGGAATATTGTTCCGCAATTTTTAAATTTTTTTGTGTTTTTTATAGCAAGTTTAGCTATTTGTCATAGACATCCTTTTGATCAGCCAGAATCTGAACAAGATATAGCTGGTGGATATCATATAGAATATTCTGGCATGAAGTTTGGTATGTTTTTTATTGCAGAATATATATCCATATTTTCTATTTCGGCTTTTATGTCTTGTATTTTTTTTGGAGGATATTTAGGTATTAGTTCTTTTCCTATGTTATGTTTACTTATAAAAACTTTTTTTTTAACTGTTTTGTTCATTTTAATAAGAGCATCAATACCTAGACCACGTTATGATCAAATAATTTCTTTTGGTTGGAAATTTTGTTTACCTGTGTCATTGTTAAATTTGTTTGGTACATCATTTTTTGTTCTAATGTATAATTAA
- the nuoI gene encoding NADH-quinone oxidoreductase subunit NuoI produces MFLKNFFCNFFSQIRSMFLIAKNIFSIRETIMYPEEKVRLSPRYKGRIILTKDKNGNERCVACNLCASVCPSSCIVLQQSVNKNGRHFPKFFKIDFSRCIFCGLCEEACPTSAIQLIPDFELADYKKEDLIYEKEDLIIEGEGKHSDYDFYSVSGVIPLEKNGSRKRNINDHVNVKKILP; encoded by the coding sequence TTGTTTTTAAAAAATTTTTTTTGTAATTTTTTTTCTCAAATAAGAAGTATGTTTTTAATAGCAAAGAACATTTTTAGCATTAGAGAAACTATTATGTATCCTGAAGAAAAAGTTAGATTGTCTCCAAGATATAAAGGTAGAATAATTTTAACTAAGGATAAAAATGGAAATGAAAGATGTGTAGCATGTAATTTATGTGCTTCTGTATGTCCTTCTAGTTGTATAGTATTGCAACAGTCTGTCAATAAAAATGGTAGACATTTTCCAAAATTTTTTAAGATAGATTTTTCTAGATGTATTTTTTGTGGTTTGTGCGAAGAGGCTTGTCCTACTTCTGCTATACAGTTAATACCTGATTTTGAACTTGCTGATTATAAAAAAGAAGATTTAATATATGAAAAAGAAGATTTAATAATAGAAGGAGAAGGAAAACATTCAGACTATGATTTTTATTCTGTTTCAGGGGTAATACCATTAGAAAAAAATGGCTCCAGAAAACGTAATATTAACGATCATGTAAATGTAAAAAAAATATTACCTTAA
- a CDS encoding NADH-quinone oxidoreductase subunit J, translating to MKFMFFISSFILLASIFFIIFGSNLLYSTLLLIVSFLSTSIIFFLLGSYLAGFLHVIIYSGAILLLFVFVIMIINSSSRFISTIDVKNVVKICIYFFICIVFFLDITYPMYKCFNGTKFFQLVSPDRVGIVLFSDYFFVIELSAVLLLEALIITFYFNKDYKDF from the coding sequence ATGAAATTTATGTTTTTTATATCTAGTTTTATATTATTAGCTTCCATATTTTTCATAATTTTTGGAAGTAATTTACTGTATTCAACATTATTATTAATAGTTTCATTTTTATCTACTTCTATTATATTCTTTTTGTTAGGATCATATTTAGCTGGGTTTCTTCATGTCATTATTTACTCTGGAGCAATTTTGCTATTATTTGTATTTGTTATTATGATAATTAATAGTAGTAGTAGATTTATTTCAACTATTGATGTAAAAAATGTTGTTAAAATATGTATATATTTTTTTATTTGTATTGTATTTTTCTTAGACATTACATATCCTATGTACAAATGTTTTAATGGTACTAAATTTTTCCAGTTAGTCAGCCCTGATAGAGTGGGAATTGTCTTATTTTCAGATTATTTTTTTGTGATAGAATTGTCTGCTGTGTTACTACTTGAAGCTTTAATAATAACATTCTATTTTAATAAAGATTATAAAGATTTTTAA
- the nuoK gene encoding NADH-quinone oxidoreductase subunit NuoK, whose product MISAFYCFILSAAMFSLGILVFVIKKNFFLMLIGLEIMINSCLLLFISSGNYWNDALGQIIYIFIITISAVEVCINLSLLFKFYKINNTLNVNSLSELKK is encoded by the coding sequence ATGATATCTGCATTTTATTGTTTTATATTGTCTGCTGCTATGTTTTCATTAGGAATTTTAGTGTTTGTTATAAAAAAAAACTTTTTTTTAATGTTAATAGGTTTAGAAATTATGATAAATTCTTGTTTACTGCTTTTTATATCTTCAGGAAACTATTGGAATGATGCTTTAGGTCAAATAATTTATATATTTATAATTACCATATCTGCAGTAGAAGTATGTATAAATTTATCATTATTGTTCAAATTTTATAAGATTAATAATACGTTAAATGTAAATTCATTGAGTGAGTTAAAAAAATGA
- a CDS encoding NADH-quinone oxidoreductase subunit L — translation MSIILGTFLFPILGFFLSIFLKKIFNKKILFFIGFFSLLASFLSSLFSLYFFYKLKKHFFLFNLWNLMSVDKFKFNISFLLDELSLYMLIMITGIGIIIYSFSYWYMYLEEEVTKFFSYINLFISSMSILVLSDNFLLLYFGWESVGICSYLLVSFYNKNCKNVFYSIKSFLISKISDIFFLISILLIYYCFKTFNIIEISKILNLNNGYQNLFFIKLVCIFLLLSAISKSAQFPFHTWLPYAMVGPTTASALIHSATMVTSGVYLISRARDIFIFDNEFFFIISLVGSASIVLGSILAIFNKDIKKILAYSTISQIGYMFLSIGAKAWNEAILYLISHAIFKSLIFISTCCIIANNKNNQNIFKISMSKEDNILAYFSFLIGSLSLMSFPVITLGFYSKGEILFKIFESKNYLFLYIAIIGSIFTTIYTLRLFLNVLSLNKGSISKNLHENFFHDIPLLVLMFFSTFLGFFAIPNLSHFFCQINKKNNFYNYLEVLSSIVTIVTFIFYFLSKKNKLFTKKNFILEKIYTFIIPMFKKDFYINSFYTFLEYLYVFLSKILYKDISKKFISISIFFIKFFNKLFLEFHCGSLKRYIIIFFVVLVFTTTLIMFI, via the coding sequence ATGAGTATTATTCTTGGCACTTTTTTGTTTCCTATATTAGGTTTTTTTTTATCAATTTTTTTAAAGAAAATTTTTAATAAAAAAATTTTATTTTTTATAGGGTTTTTTTCGTTGTTAGCATCATTTTTATCTAGTTTATTTAGTTTATATTTTTTTTATAAGTTAAAAAAACATTTTTTTTTATTTAATTTATGGAATTTAATGTCTGTAGATAAGTTTAAATTTAATATTAGTTTTTTGTTGGATGAGTTATCTTTATACATGTTAATAATGATAACAGGAATAGGAATTATAATATATTCTTTTTCTTATTGGTATATGTATTTGGAGGAGGAAGTTACAAAATTTTTTTCTTATATAAACTTGTTTATATCAAGTATGTCTATTTTAGTTTTGTCAGATAATTTTCTATTACTATATTTTGGCTGGGAAAGTGTAGGAATTTGTTCCTATCTTTTAGTAAGTTTTTACAATAAAAATTGTAAAAACGTTTTTTATTCAATAAAATCTTTTTTAATTTCTAAGATAAGTGATATATTTTTTTTAATATCTATATTGTTGATATATTATTGTTTTAAAACTTTTAATATAATAGAAATATCAAAAATTTTAAATTTAAATAATGGCTATCAAAATTTGTTTTTTATTAAATTAGTATGCATATTTTTATTATTATCTGCTATATCAAAGTCAGCACAATTTCCTTTTCATACTTGGTTACCATATGCTATGGTTGGTCCTACTACTGCATCTGCATTGATACATTCTGCTACTATGGTTACTTCAGGTGTATATTTAATATCTAGAGCGAGAGATATTTTTATATTTGACAACGAATTTTTTTTTATAATAAGTCTAGTTGGATCGGCTTCTATTGTTTTAGGGAGTATTCTAGCTATTTTTAATAAGGATATTAAAAAAATTTTAGCATATTCTACAATAAGTCAAATAGGATATATGTTTTTATCTATAGGAGCGAAAGCATGGAATGAAGCAATTTTATATTTAATTAGTCATGCAATTTTTAAATCTTTAATATTTATATCCACATGTTGTATAATTGCAAACAATAAAAATAATCAGAATATATTTAAGATAAGTATGTCTAAAGAAGATAATATTTTAGCCTACTTCTCTTTTTTAATAGGATCATTATCTTTAATGTCATTTCCTGTAATAACACTTGGTTTTTATAGTAAAGGGGAAATTTTATTTAAGATATTTGAATCAAAAAATTATTTATTTTTATATATAGCGATAATTGGATCAATATTTACTACTATATATACGTTAAGATTATTTTTGAATGTTTTAAGTTTAAACAAAGGTTCTATTTCAAAAAATTTACATGAAAATTTTTTTCATGATATACCTTTATTAGTATTAATGTTTTTTTCTACTTTTTTAGGTTTTTTTGCAATACCAAATTTATCTCACTTTTTTTGTCAGATTAACAAAAAAAATAATTTTTACAACTATTTAGAAGTTTTATCTAGTATAGTTACTATTGTTACATTTATTTTTTATTTTTTATCAAAAAAAAATAAACTTTTTACAAAAAAAAATTTTATATTAGAAAAAATATATACTTTTATAATTCCAATGTTCAAAAAAGATTTTTATATTAATAGTTTTTATACTTTTTTAGAGTATTTATACGTTTTTTTATCAAAAATTTTATATAAAGATATTTCTAAAAAATTTATATCTATAAGTATATTTTTTATAAAATTTTTTAATAAATTATTTTTAGAATTTCATTGTGGTAGTTTAAAAAGATATATAATAATTTTTTTTGTAGTATTAGTTTTTACTACTACATTAATAATGTTTATATAG
- a CDS encoding complex I subunit 4 family protein, which yields MILPFLIFVPLVGGIFSWLFQYYNNKLPKFITIFYMILMFFINIILFINDVLPKLNVFSTYVFSNKFCASWISSFGINFSLYADRFTIYMIFLVILLSFIALFFSYQEDYKKSGSFYLNISILVSSIIGAFLSTDLFFFFCFCEIMIFPICFLNIFWGLKKIDYDNKIKSIKSFFIHSQISSIIMFVSILLLVNYYHQISGIWTFNFNVLKKSFINKSFVENIILCGFLLSFIIKIPSIPFHTWMPNMFLYSPKGNIVDLVGFLSKLGIYGLLRFFIPISGNILHKIQFFMIFLGIVNIFYGTFMASVKNNLKHILAYINISHTGIMLLSIFNFNNLSYEGLLLYIISSTISSSSLLVLSGRLYKKTNTYNLKKFSGLWNSISLIPSFFLFFSLSNFGLPGTGNFISEILIFVGLFLSFPKISILLTISLIFFAFCSLKMFHRIFYGDLKKDFKTCDLSFLELFLILFLTLLLILIGLFPNFIFYNFNFLNIFFN from the coding sequence ATGATACTTCCTTTTCTTATTTTTGTTCCTTTAGTCGGTGGAATATTTTCTTGGTTATTTCAATATTATAATAATAAATTACCTAAATTTATTACTATTTTTTATATGATATTAATGTTTTTTATAAATATAATTTTATTTATAAACGATGTATTACCCAAATTAAATGTGTTTAGTACATATGTATTTTCTAACAAGTTTTGTGCATCCTGGATATCTAGTTTTGGAATTAATTTTAGTCTTTATGCAGATAGATTTACGATATATATGATTTTTTTAGTAATTTTATTATCGTTTATTGCGTTATTTTTTTCTTATCAAGAAGATTATAAAAAATCTGGATCTTTTTATTTAAATATATCTATTTTAGTTTCTAGTATAATAGGAGCATTTTTGTCTACAGATTTATTTTTTTTCTTTTGCTTCTGTGAAATAATGATTTTTCCTATTTGTTTTTTAAATATTTTTTGGGGATTAAAAAAAATAGATTATGATAATAAAATAAAATCTATAAAGAGCTTTTTTATACATAGCCAAATTTCTTCTATTATTATGTTTGTTTCTATACTACTTTTAGTAAATTATTATCATCAAATTAGTGGAATATGGACTTTTAATTTTAATGTTTTAAAAAAATCTTTTATAAATAAAAGTTTTGTAGAAAATATAATTTTATGTGGTTTTTTATTGTCTTTTATAATAAAAATTCCTTCTATTCCGTTTCATACTTGGATGCCAAATATGTTTCTTTACTCTCCTAAAGGAAACATTGTCGATTTAGTAGGATTTTTATCAAAATTAGGAATATATGGATTATTAAGATTTTTTATTCCTATTTCTGGAAATATTTTACATAAAATTCAATTTTTTATGATTTTTTTAGGAATAGTAAATATTTTTTATGGTACATTTATGGCTAGCGTTAAAAATAATTTAAAGCATATTTTAGCTTATATAAATATTTCACATACAGGAATTATGTTGTTGTCAATATTTAATTTTAATAATTTGTCTTATGAAGGTTTATTATTATATATAATTTCTAGTACTATTTCTTCGTCTTCGTTGTTAGTTTTGTCTGGGAGACTATATAAAAAAACAAATACTTATAATTTAAAAAAGTTTAGTGGATTATGGAATTCTATAAGTTTGATTCCTAGTTTTTTTTTATTTTTTTCTCTGTCTAATTTTGGATTGCCTGGGACAGGAAACTTTATAAGTGAAATATTAATTTTTGTAGGTTTGTTTTTATCATTTCCAAAAATTTCAATACTTTTGACAATTAGTCTAATATTTTTTGCTTTTTGTTCTCTAAAGATGTTTCATAGAATTTTTTATGGAGATTTAAAAAAAGATTTTAAAACATGTGATTTAAGTTTTTTAGAATTGTTTTTAATTTTATTTTTAACTTTGTTACTGATTTTAATAGGACTATTTCCAAATTTTATATTTTATAATTTTAATTTTTTAAATATTTTTTTTAATTAA
- a CDS encoding NADH-quinone oxidoreductase subunit N, whose product MLSIIFKYIEFCPFIIMMLSISFGIFFIICKRNSLIMFLNTFFGILLTSYYILFFRVKLVSVTNFFYHFDKFSIFFSLLILFVGLITSIFAYFYLNKNKPYVEEYYILLLLLVLGSVSLNFAKHMLIFFVSMEMITLSTVGLIYFFKDCKKSIEASLKYMIFSNFSSIFILFGFGIIYFFNGSVEYSNLFLLLGKYNIYEQAVVFVGILMVLFGIFFKMSLFPFHFIFPDIYQVSNPLVLISFSTINKLSFFSFLLYFISTTMILKFSFFYNLIQIFAFLSIFFGNFLAIFQKDIKRLLGYASISQVGYLMIVLLNINYFPFSSENMVLYFLNYVLCNVCIFGSMTIINKNYSGNNTNNVFYNIFYKHSLLFKSLYLSFLSLSGIPLTIGFLNKLYMFSSAIYSKLWYLLAVTTFSSILGMYVYFKILMSLYNYKKHESDIDVENFSYTQKILEVIIFTISITLVLFNFFPCNVFILKNFF is encoded by the coding sequence ATGTTATCTATAATTTTTAAATATATAGAATTTTGTCCATTTATAATTATGATGTTAAGTATTTCTTTTGGAATATTTTTTATAATATGTAAAAGAAATAGCTTAATAATGTTTTTAAATACTTTTTTTGGTATATTACTTACAAGTTACTATATATTATTTTTTAGAGTCAAGTTAGTTTCTGTTACAAATTTTTTTTATCATTTTGATAAATTTTCTATTTTTTTTAGTTTATTAATTTTATTCGTAGGCTTGATTACTTCTATTTTCGCATATTTTTATTTAAACAAAAACAAACCATATGTAGAAGAATATTATATATTATTGTTATTACTAGTTTTAGGAAGTGTTTCTTTAAATTTTGCTAAGCACATGTTAATTTTTTTTGTTAGCATGGAAATGATAACTTTATCTACAGTTGGATTAATTTATTTTTTTAAAGATTGTAAAAAATCTATAGAAGCTTCTTTAAAATATATGATATTTTCTAACTTTAGTTCAATATTTATATTATTTGGTTTTGGTATAATATATTTTTTTAACGGAAGTGTAGAATATTCAAATTTATTTTTGTTATTAGGAAAATATAATATTTATGAACAGGCGGTTGTATTTGTAGGAATACTTATGGTACTATTTGGAATTTTTTTTAAAATGTCGTTGTTTCCATTTCATTTTATTTTTCCTGACATATATCAAGTTTCCAATCCTTTAGTGTTAATATCTTTTTCCACTATAAACAAACTATCTTTTTTTAGTTTTTTATTATATTTTATTTCTACTACAATGATATTAAAATTTAGTTTTTTTTATAATCTTATACAAATCTTCGCTTTTTTATCTATTTTTTTTGGAAATTTTTTAGCTATATTTCAAAAAGATATTAAAAGATTGTTAGGATACGCTTCAATTAGTCAAGTAGGATATTTAATGATAGTTTTATTAAATATAAATTATTTTCCATTTTCTTCAGAAAATATGGTTCTATATTTTTTAAATTATGTATTATGTAATGTTTGTATTTTTGGATCTATGACAATAATTAATAAAAATTATTCTGGAAATAATACAAATAATGTTTTTTACAACATTTTTTATAAACATTCTTTGCTATTTAAATCTTTATATTTATCTTTTTTGTCTCTCTCCGGAATTCCCCTTACTATTGGATTTTTAAATAAATTGTACATGTTTTCTTCAGCAATATATAGTAAACTTTGGTATTTATTAGCTGTCACTACGTTTAGCAGCATTCTAGGGATGTATGTATATTTTAAGATATTAATGAGTCTATATAACTATAAAAAACATGAAAGTGATATTGATGTAGAAAATTTTTCATATACACAAAAAATTTTAGAGGTTATTATTTTTACTATTTCTATAACTTTAGTATTATTTAACTTTTTTCCGTGTAACGTATTTATTTTAAAAAATTTTTTTTAA
- a CDS encoding ribose-phosphate pyrophosphokinase, with protein MKIFSGNATKNLSKDIAKSLNMKLGIAEVTKFSDGEISVNIQENVRGHDVFIIQSTCYPANENLMELVIIIDALKRASARRITAVIPYFGYARQDRRVKSYRVPITAKVIANFLSNVGVNRVLTVDLHSEQIQGFFDIPIDNMFTSPVIAKDILKINLNNPVLVSPDIGGVVRTRSVAELLNYKDIAIIDKRRSKKNESQVMNIIGKIKNRNCILIDDIIDTAGTLCNAAIMLKEKGAKKVFSYSTHPVFSGKAIENVKSSCIDQIIVCDTIPLQKKMKQIQKVRIIKLSNMLSEAIRRINKEKSISEMFLT; from the coding sequence ATGAAAATCTTTTCTGGCAATGCTACAAAAAATTTGTCTAAAGATATTGCAAAATCCTTAAACATGAAGTTAGGAATTGCTGAAGTAACTAAATTTAGTGATGGAGAAATTAGCGTTAATATACAAGAAAATGTACGAGGTCATGATGTCTTTATAATACAATCTACTTGTTATCCAGCCAATGAAAATTTAATGGAGTTAGTAATAATAATAGACGCATTAAAAAGAGCATCTGCTAGAAGAATAACTGCAGTAATTCCGTATTTTGGATATGCTAGACAAGATAGAAGAGTAAAATCATATAGAGTACCTATAACAGCTAAAGTTATTGCAAATTTTTTATCTAATGTAGGAGTGAATAGAGTCTTAACAGTAGATTTACATTCTGAGCAAATACAAGGTTTTTTTGACATACCTATAGATAATATGTTTACAAGTCCAGTTATAGCAAAAGATATATTAAAAATAAACTTGAATAATCCAGTATTAGTATCTCCAGACATAGGAGGAGTGGTAAGAACAAGATCTGTGGCGGAACTGTTAAATTATAAAGATATTGCTATAATAGATAAAAGACGATCTAAAAAAAATGAATCACAAGTCATGAATATCATAGGAAAAATAAAAAATAGAAATTGTATTTTAATAGATGATATTATAGACACTGCTGGTACACTATGTAATGCAGCAATTATGTTAAAAGAAAAAGGAGCAAAAAAAGTTTTTTCATATTCTACTCATCCAGTTTTTTCTGGAAAAGCAATAGAAAACGTGAAAAGTTCTTGCATTGATCAGATAATAGTATGTGATACAATACCTTTACAAAAAAAAATGAAACAAATACAAAAAGTTAGAATAATTAAATTATCTAATATGTTATCCGAAGCTATTAGAAGAATTAACAAAGAAAAATCCATTTCTGAAATGTTTCTAACATAA